ATGATagaaatacccccataatgataGCAAgtgttttggtggccttcctctGTGATTTGCCTACAGTGTTCTGATTGGTTGTACCCTGAATTGAGCGTGCCTGTCTCCGTGCTATCAGGAAAATCTTTAGGTAGATGCTAAGCATCCCTACTCCTGGGATGTAGAATGAGAGTACCGAAGACGCAGTACTTGATGCTTTGTTTTGAAACAAAATACATCCTCCCTCACAGGCAACATCCATGCCCCAAATACTGATCCCCAGAAATACTATACCAAACACTACTATAGCAGAACCAGTCCAGGTGACCAGCATCATAATCAGAACAACATGAACAGTTATTTTAGTTCTATAAAGGAGAGGGCGACACACTGCATAATACCTGTCAATGGAAATAAAACACAAGTTAAGAATGGATGTATTGCACAACATGACATCAGTGCTGGTGTAGATTTTACAGAATAAATCCCCAAAATACCAGCAGCTTTCCAGTGAATATACCATTCTGGGAG
This portion of the Salvelinus fontinalis isolate EN_2023a chromosome 27, ASM2944872v1, whole genome shotgun sequence genome encodes:
- the LOC129825698 gene encoding trace amine-associated receptor 1-like; translation: MEPGISLSKADIVENILLCFESVNGSCKRSIFPPTIQVLFYLLLGSMSVLTVCGNLLVIIPIIHFKQLHTPTNYLILSLAVSDLLLGVLVMPPRMVYSLESCWYFGDLFCKIYTSTDVMLCNTSILNLCFISIDRYYAVCRPLLYRTKITVHVVLIMMLVTWTGSAIVVFGIVFLGISIWGMDVACEGGCILFQNKASSTASSVLSFYIPGVGMLSIYLKIFLIARRQARSIQGTTNQNTVGKSQRKATKTLAIIMGVFLSFWTPFFVINSIDPFISYSTPPVLFETLIWIAYLNATINPMVYAFFYSWFRRAFRIIISGQIFQPDSSEIQLFSE